In Rhodococcus sp. OK302, one genomic interval encodes:
- the cydD gene encoding thiol reductant ABC exporter subunit CydD, with the protein MTIEVGDAPTTRERRRGPIDPRLWQHSASARGYLILTVVLSMVNVVMVIVTALMIGRVLAGVITTRTVDISSWATELVVLAGAVAIRVLGTWLQARFAHRASTRVVAEIKNGVLASATAMSPRDLEPRRDEIATVVTRGVDGLAPYLTGYLPALILSVTLTPITLIVIAVQDMTSAVIIFVTLPLIPIFMILIGLLTKGKSEKTLAAMTTLSSQLLDLLAGLPTLRALGRQEGPAERVRELGESHRRTTMSALRVAFLSSMVLELLATLCVALVAVSIGLRLVYGNMSLEPGIVALILAPEVYLPLRMVGTQFHAAEDGIAAADKAFEIIETESDAPAGGSELVVARGVDIVFGALSVNSRGGIAPYQLSGTVRPGAITVLTGPNGSGKTTAVQALLGLIEPDSGSVTVDGSDVRNIDDSQWWAQVAWLPQHPVLLPGTIRENLFLSGPIDSEALKKTSAATGFDAVVAELSAGLDSVVGAGGSGLSLGQRQRLALTRVLASDRPVLVLDEPTAHLDEDSEKMVLESLRARAERGDTVIVIGHRPSVLAAADQIIEVRAHEN; encoded by the coding sequence ATGACAATCGAGGTAGGCGACGCTCCCACCACTCGGGAGCGTCGCCGGGGACCGATCGATCCACGGCTCTGGCAGCATTCCGCTTCTGCCCGCGGATATTTGATTCTGACAGTCGTCCTGTCGATGGTGAACGTCGTGATGGTCATCGTCACGGCGCTCATGATCGGCCGTGTGCTGGCCGGAGTCATCACCACCCGAACCGTCGATATTTCGTCGTGGGCAACCGAACTGGTTGTACTCGCCGGTGCTGTCGCGATTCGGGTACTGGGCACGTGGCTGCAAGCGCGGTTCGCTCACCGCGCATCCACCCGAGTGGTTGCGGAGATCAAGAACGGAGTGCTCGCGTCGGCGACGGCGATGAGTCCTCGCGATCTCGAACCACGCCGCGACGAGATTGCCACCGTTGTCACCCGCGGCGTCGACGGTCTCGCTCCCTATCTGACGGGCTATCTACCCGCGCTGATCCTGTCGGTGACACTGACACCGATCACGCTGATAGTCATTGCCGTGCAGGACATGACGTCGGCAGTCATCATCTTCGTGACCCTGCCCCTGATCCCGATCTTCATGATCCTGATCGGGCTTCTGACAAAGGGTAAGTCCGAGAAAACTCTCGCGGCGATGACTACTCTGTCCTCACAATTGCTCGATCTTCTGGCTGGCTTGCCCACATTGCGGGCTCTCGGTCGTCAAGAGGGGCCAGCCGAGCGAGTCCGGGAACTCGGGGAGTCGCATCGTCGAACCACGATGTCTGCACTTCGTGTGGCATTCCTGTCATCGATGGTGCTGGAACTCCTTGCCACACTGTGTGTTGCATTGGTCGCAGTCAGTATCGGTCTTCGGCTCGTGTACGGAAACATGTCCCTCGAGCCGGGCATCGTCGCGTTGATTCTTGCTCCCGAGGTTTATCTGCCACTTCGGATGGTGGGGACACAGTTCCATGCGGCAGAAGACGGAATAGCCGCCGCTGACAAGGCTTTCGAGATCATCGAGACGGAATCGGATGCACCGGCGGGTGGAAGTGAATTGGTTGTTGCCCGCGGAGTCGACATCGTTTTCGGCGCGTTGAGCGTGAATTCACGTGGTGGTATTGCGCCGTACCAGCTTTCGGGGACAGTGAGACCCGGCGCGATCACTGTGCTTACCGGTCCGAACGGCTCCGGTAAGACAACGGCAGTGCAGGCACTTCTGGGGTTGATCGAACCGGACAGCGGATCGGTGACTGTCGACGGATCGGATGTCCGAAACATCGACGATTCGCAGTGGTGGGCGCAGGTAGCGTGGCTCCCACAGCATCCGGTCCTACTTCCGGGAACGATCCGGGAGAACCTGTTTCTCTCCGGGCCTATCGATTCCGAAGCTTTAAAGAAGACCTCTGCTGCAACCGGATTCGACGCAGTTGTCGCGGAACTCTCTGCAGGCCTGGACAGCGTGGTGGGTGCCGGAGGTTCCGGGTTGTCCCTGGGGCAGCGTCAGCGACTCGCATTGACTCGAGTCCTCGCATCGGACAGGCCCGTGCTTGTCCTGGACGAACCCACCGCTCATTTGGATGAGGATTCGGAAAAGATGGTGTTGGAGTCTCTGCGAGCGCGAGCCGAACGTGGTGACACCGTCATCGTGATCGGACACCGACCGAGCGTGCTTGCTGCCGCAGATCAGATCATCGAGGTTCGTGCACATGAGAACTGA
- the cydC gene encoding thiol reductant ABC exporter subunit CydC: MRTDRSDPLLRALGLLELQPRRVLLAIGAGVATLGSALALAALSAWLITRAWEMPPVLDLSVAVVAVRALGISRGVFRYLERLTTHDVALRGTTAARAQMYSRLASGDPAAAAGLRRGDLLARTGADVDAVGDVVVKALVPIAVSAILAVAAVGILLFISVPAALILAVSLAVSGIAAPWLSARAAQMAEADSSAAAVRFSKSAVTALDHASELRVAGRLDSAVNDAVTAERDVVDATDRAAAPSAFAAAATPLAIGVSVLASLLIGILLYGETDMSPMALGILVLLPLSAFEGTAVLPSAAVALTKARLASARIMAVVDRAEEEVVEGDRAWPDAAALHVAGLRAGWPGGNVTEPLTFDLRPGSRIALIGESGAGKTTALMTLAGLLAPISGTVTVGGEAISEIEPAELRRHIGFFAEDAHLFETSVLENLRVSRGDLTPSAAEAVLRRVGLGDWLGNLPDGLDTALVGGMRAVSGGERRRLLLARALISPAEILLLDEPTEHMDAEAGAQLIRDLLDHQGNLLEPSRTVVVVTHQLPADTSADQVIRVGKVSAENTLPSR, translated from the coding sequence ATGAGAACTGACCGCTCAGACCCGTTGCTCCGTGCACTCGGTCTACTCGAATTACAACCGCGACGCGTTCTGCTGGCCATCGGGGCGGGCGTAGCAACCCTCGGAAGTGCGTTGGCGCTGGCAGCCTTGTCGGCGTGGTTGATCACCCGGGCTTGGGAAATGCCACCCGTGCTGGACCTCAGTGTGGCTGTGGTTGCCGTACGTGCCCTCGGCATCTCGCGAGGAGTGTTCCGCTACCTCGAACGCTTGACGACGCATGACGTTGCGTTGCGGGGGACCACGGCAGCGCGCGCACAAATGTATTCGCGACTGGCGTCCGGTGATCCGGCCGCAGCCGCCGGTTTGCGTCGAGGCGACTTATTGGCGCGCACCGGCGCCGATGTCGACGCGGTTGGCGATGTGGTGGTGAAAGCACTTGTTCCCATTGCGGTATCGGCGATTCTGGCTGTCGCAGCCGTGGGCATTCTGTTGTTCATCTCCGTTCCCGCGGCACTGATTCTGGCAGTCTCTCTGGCGGTCTCCGGAATTGCGGCGCCGTGGTTGTCGGCCCGGGCCGCGCAGATGGCCGAAGCCGACAGTTCAGCTGCTGCAGTGAGATTCAGCAAATCTGCTGTGACAGCGCTGGATCATGCCAGTGAACTCCGAGTGGCCGGACGGTTGGACAGCGCGGTGAACGATGCAGTCACCGCCGAACGTGATGTTGTCGACGCCACTGATCGGGCCGCGGCGCCGAGCGCTTTTGCCGCTGCCGCAACACCTCTCGCGATAGGCGTCAGCGTACTGGCATCACTTCTGATCGGCATCCTGTTGTACGGCGAGACCGACATGTCACCGATGGCCCTGGGCATCTTGGTGCTGCTCCCGCTGTCGGCATTCGAGGGAACTGCGGTTTTGCCCAGCGCTGCAGTGGCATTGACCAAGGCGAGGCTAGCGTCGGCACGAATCATGGCCGTGGTCGACCGCGCGGAAGAGGAAGTTGTCGAAGGTGATCGCGCCTGGCCGGACGCTGCGGCTCTCCACGTAGCTGGACTCCGCGCCGGATGGCCCGGTGGAAACGTGACCGAACCGCTCACGTTCGACTTGCGACCCGGCTCTCGGATCGCACTGATCGGTGAAAGCGGCGCCGGAAAAACCACAGCACTGATGACTCTGGCCGGACTCCTTGCGCCAATCTCCGGAACTGTAACTGTTGGCGGCGAAGCGATCTCGGAGATCGAACCCGCCGAACTGCGCCGGCACATCGGATTCTTCGCGGAGGACGCCCATCTCTTCGAGACTTCCGTGCTCGAAAACCTACGGGTTTCCCGCGGTGATCTCACACCCTCGGCCGCCGAGGCGGTTCTCCGGCGCGTCGGTCTCGGCGATTGGCTGGGGAACCTGCCTGATGGACTCGATACAGCCCTGGTCGGCGGCATGCGAGCAGTATCGGGCGGCGAGCGTCGGCGGTTGCTGTTGGCGCGGGCGCTCATCTCGCCTGCAGAGATCCTGCTTCTCGACGAACCGACCGAACACATGGATGCCGAAGCCGGTGCCCAGTTGATCCGCGACCTACTCGACCACCAGGGCAATCTGCTCGAACCTTCGCGGACAGTTGTCGTCGTCACGCATCAACTTCCCGCCGACACCAGCGCTGACCAGGTGATACGCGTCGGAAAGGTTTCTGCGGAAAATACGTTGCCGTCTCGCTGA
- a CDS encoding FABP family protein, translated as MKRGSGDEAVAIAVERSKSTASLNIPTLPDLPLPEDTANLRLGPDINPALLALLPLVGVWRGEGEGHDPETGDYVFGQQIVISHDGGPYLCWESRSWVLDAEGKYTKPDTRESGYWRMGGDGIPGSVNEEVVELLLTHSSGVVEMYYGTALTQSSWELATDVVIRSQSGAHYGGAKRLYGIVEGGDLAYVEERILADGALEPRLSARLTRYIG; from the coding sequence ATCAAGCGCGGCAGTGGGGATGAGGCAGTCGCGATAGCTGTCGAACGCTCCAAGTCGACAGCTTCTCTCAACATTCCTACCCTTCCGGACCTTCCGTTGCCCGAGGACACCGCAAATCTGCGGCTCGGCCCGGATATCAACCCCGCCCTGCTCGCCCTTCTGCCGCTGGTCGGCGTCTGGCGCGGCGAAGGCGAGGGTCACGACCCCGAAACCGGCGACTATGTCTTCGGACAGCAAATCGTCATCTCCCACGACGGTGGCCCCTACCTGTGTTGGGAGTCCCGCTCCTGGGTTCTCGACGCCGAGGGCAAATACACCAAGCCTGACACCCGCGAAAGCGGTTACTGGCGCATGGGCGGCGACGGCATCCCGGGCAGCGTCAACGAGGAAGTAGTCGAACTACTCCTCACCCACAGCTCCGGCGTCGTGGAAATGTACTACGGCACCGCGCTCACACAGTCGTCGTGGGAACTCGCCACCGACGTCGTGATCCGCAGCCAGTCCGGCGCACACTACGGCGGCGCGAAGCGTCTTTACGGCATCGTCGAAGGCGGCGATCTCGCTTACGTCGAGGAACGAATCCTTGCTGACGGAGCTCTCGAGCCCCGTCTCTCAGCGCGTCTGACGCGCTACATCGGCTAG
- a CDS encoding DUF1416 domain-containing protein — protein MCGAPTQGQTLPAGVDVEKETVITGRVLAADGQPIGGAFVRLLDSTGEFTAEVVASATGDFRFFSAPGAWTVRALSSSGNGTATVSPEGSGIHNVDVTVSK, from the coding sequence ATGTGCGGAGCACCTACTCAGGGCCAGACCCTGCCTGCCGGCGTCGACGTCGAGAAGGAAACGGTCATCACCGGCCGCGTCCTCGCAGCTGACGGCCAGCCCATCGGCGGCGCATTCGTCCGCCTCCTCGACAGCACCGGCGAATTCACCGCCGAGGTCGTCGCTTCCGCTACCGGAGATTTCCGCTTCTTCTCCGCCCCCGGCGCCTGGACAGTGCGCGCACTGTCCAGCTCGGGCAACGGCACTGCAACAGTGAGCCCCGAAGGCTCGGGCATCCACAACGTGGACGTCACAGTCAGCAAGTAA